One Lacipirellulaceae bacterium DNA window includes the following coding sequences:
- a CDS encoding DUF1080 domain-containing protein, which translates to MLSKPTRFTVSVLFAVCLISGAICSLANAKEYLSGIQWEEPKIVTPGKTNDRAPSDAIVLFDGKNLDAWNNGENWKIEDGVATVGKGGITTKQKFGDCQLHIEWSSPTTSGDAKSQQRGNSGVFFGRYELQVLDSYENKTYFDGQAGGIYKQTPPWANAMRPPGEWNTYDIIWTAPQFNEDGSLKSPAYITAIHNGVVVQNHFELQGDTPYERPPSYKPHGKLPIFLQDHNNPVRYRNMWVREIKPPVGERVHPPSIKEGDKLVPVEKENEVTGKVTVNGAPVVGGTIRFFHEIKDPEGAMRVYEVPLDKQGGFRHRLKARSYKVQLADNEAIPKKYQLKQTTGLVVEVVDGDNVFNFDLASN; encoded by the coding sequence ATGCTCTCGAAACCGACCCGTTTTACCGTATCCGTATTGTTTGCCGTTTGTTTGATCTCAGGAGCGATCTGTTCACTCGCTAACGCGAAGGAATACCTCTCTGGGATTCAATGGGAAGAGCCGAAAATCGTCACGCCAGGCAAGACGAACGACAGGGCTCCTTCCGACGCCATTGTGCTGTTCGATGGGAAAAACCTCGATGCTTGGAACAACGGCGAGAACTGGAAAATCGAGGACGGTGTCGCGACCGTAGGTAAGGGCGGCATCACGACGAAGCAGAAATTCGGCGACTGCCAATTGCACATCGAATGGTCTTCGCCGACGACTTCAGGCGACGCGAAGAGTCAGCAGCGTGGAAACAGCGGCGTGTTCTTCGGTCGCTACGAGCTGCAAGTTCTTGATTCCTACGAAAACAAGACTTACTTCGATGGCCAGGCGGGTGGCATCTACAAGCAGACCCCACCTTGGGCGAACGCCATGCGACCACCGGGCGAGTGGAACACTTACGACATCATTTGGACTGCGCCACAGTTCAACGAGGACGGTTCGCTCAAAAGCCCCGCCTACATCACCGCGATTCACAACGGCGTGGTGGTTCAGAACCACTTTGAGCTACAAGGCGATACGCCTTATGAAAGGCCGCCTAGCTACAAGCCACATGGAAAGCTGCCGATCTTTCTTCAAGACCACAACAACCCGGTCCGTTATCGCAACATGTGGGTGCGTGAAATCAAGCCTCCCGTTGGTGAGCGAGTGCATCCGCCGAGCATCAAGGAAGGTGATAAGTTGGTGCCGGTGGAGAAGGAAAACGAAGTCACTGGGAAAGTAACTGTCAATGGGGCGCCCGTTGTCGGTGGCACGATACGCTTTTTTCATGAGATCAAAGATCCCGAAGGTGCTATGCGCGTTTATGAAGTTCCCTTAGATAAGCAAGGTGGATTCAGACATCGGCTTAAGGCGAGGTCCTATAAAGTGCAACTGGCGGACAACGAGGCGATCCCTAAAAAATATCAACTTAAGCAAACGACAGGCTTGGTGGTTGAAGTTGTCGACGGTGACAATGTCTTCAACTTTGACCTCGCTTCGAATTAG